A stretch of Castanea sativa cultivar Marrone di Chiusa Pesio chromosome 2, ASM4071231v1 DNA encodes these proteins:
- the LOC142624949 gene encoding uncharacterized protein LOC142624949: MLYAGGIGVILKPLKGDKLKYTARLQYQTTNNEAEYEVLIKRLELAKSLGAELVVVQRDSQLIINQVNEMCEAKEDRMKKYLNKVKRLLKRFKEAIFVQLSKEENMEADVLAKAALVGERWTTMTKFNMCQA, from the coding sequence ATGTTATATGCAGGGGGTATCGGAGTTATACTCAAGCCCCTAAAAGGAGATAAGTTGAAATACACAGCCCGTCTACAATACCAAACtactaacaatgaagctgagtacgaAGTTCTTATCAAAAGattagaattggctaagtccttggGGGCGGAGTTAGTAGTCGTTCAAAGAGATTCTCAGTTGATCATCAATCAAGTGAATGAAATGTGTGAAGCCAAGGAAGACcggatgaagaagtaccttaacaaagtAAAACGACTCCTCAAAAGATTCAAAGAAGCCATTTTTGTTCAACTCTCAAAGGAGGAGAACATGGAAGCGGATGTTTTGGCAAAGGCAGCTTTAGTGGGGGAGCGATGGACGACCATGACCAAGTTCAATATGTGCCAAGCATAA
- the LOC142624948 gene encoding uncharacterized protein LOC142624948, with the protein MQHWCPPEAHTFKANIDAAVFKSENLVGLGIVIRDWRGEAIGAVTMPVSLPQTVVELEAMACRRAVQLAREIGLSQVIFEGDSSTVIKAILEGPTDVLPYGHVIEDICVQAMEF; encoded by the coding sequence ATGCAGCATTGGTGTCCACCTGAAGCCCACACCTTCAAGGCCAACATTGATGCTGCGGTGTTTAAGTCAGAAAACTTAGTGGGGTTGGGCATTGTGATTAGGGACTGGCGTGGGGAAGCTATCGGCGCTGTAACCATGCCAGTTAGCCTACCTCAGACGGTCGTGGAATTAGAAGCTATGGCATGTCGAAGAGCTGTGCAGTTGGCCAGGGAGATAGGCCTGTCACAGGTCATTTTTGAAGGTGATTCTTCAACAGTCATTAAAGCTATTTTGGAGGGGCCTACAGATGTTTTACCATATGGCCATGTCATTGAAGATATTTGCGTGCAAGCTATGGAATTTTAG
- the LOC142623181 gene encoding large ribosomal subunit protein uL18c → MLTSISFLQSASASALASSQQLWMGPKLLTAAASSSSTQRVSPSLVIQAKAKTRREDRTARHIRIRKKVEGTTERPRLCVFRSNKHLYVQVIDDTKMHTLASASTMQKPISEEFDYSAGPTIDVAKKVGEVIAKSCLEKGITKVAFDRGGYPYHGRVEALANAARENGLQF, encoded by the exons atgttaacttccatttcattccttcaGAGTGCGAGTGCGAGTGCATTGGCATCTTCGCAACAACTATGGATGGGGCCTAAGTTACTGACcgctgctgcttcttcttcttctacccAAAGGGTATCTCCATCTCTTGTTATTCAAGCTAAAGCCAAAACCAGAAGAGAAGACAGGACCGCTCGCCATATTCGCATTAGAAAGAAG GTTGAAGGGACAACGGAACGGCCAAGGTTGTGTGTCTTCCGCTCCAACAAGCATCTTTATGTCCAGGTGATTGATGACACCAAGATGCACACGCTTGCTTCGGCTTCAACAATGCAGAAACCCATCTCCGAGGAGTTCGACTATAGCGCTGGACCCACTATT GATGTGGCAAAGAAGGTGGGTGAAGTCATTGCAAAGTCCTGTTTGGAGAAAGGAATCACAAAAGTGGCCTTTGACCGAGGTGGATACCCATATCATGGACGTGTTGAAGCCCTTGCTAATGCAGCTCGGGAAAATGGGCTTCAGTTCTGA
- the LOC142623340 gene encoding rhomboid-like protein 14, mitochondrial isoform X1 yields the protein MERGRGRMLPLLAIHAASEFYRLERKPPVTAALLAANTLIYLRPRFLHSILPSIDQVWFNPHLILRNRDLKRFFLSAFYHLGDSHLVYNMISLLWKGIQLETSMGSAEFASMVAALLTMSQGITLILAKSLLLFFDYEKAYYSQYAVGFSGVLFAMKVVLNSQSEDYTYVHGLVVPARYSAWAELILIQMFVPGVSFLGHLGGILAGILYLRLKGGYSGSDPLTVLFKGLAGALSWPVRLIRNFFGSQQRRISGRGTVGRNGADTGRTPSDVWRCQECTFDNSGWLSVCEMCGTNRSGNGNGFSSRQSLHHSRDLSLEEVRRRRIDRFGR from the exons ATGgagagaggaagagggagaaTGTTGCCGTTGCTGGCGATTCACGCGGCGAGCGAGTTTTACAGGCTTGAGAGGAAGCCACCAGTCACGGCTGCACTTCTCGCTGCCAATACTCTGATTTATTTGAGACCCAGATTTCTCCATTCTATTCTCCCTTCCATTGATCAAGTCTGGTTCAATCCCCATCTCATCCTCAGG AACAGGGACCTGAAGCGATTTTTCTTGTCAGCATTCTACCATCTGGGCGACTCTCATCTGGTCTATAACATGATATCACTCTTATGGAAGGGGATTCAATTGGAAACTTCAATGGGAAGTGCTGAGTTTGCCTCTATGGTTGCTGCTCTTCTTACTATGTCCCAGGGAATCACACTTATACTAGCAAAATCCCTTCTCTTGTTCTTTGACTATGAGAAGGCATACTACTCTCAGTATGCTGTTGGATTTTCTGGTGTTCTCTTTGCCATGAAAGTTGTTCTCAATTCTCAGTCAGAAGACTATACTTATGTGCATGGACTAGTAGTGCCAGCGAGATATTCTGCATGGGCAGAGTTGATTCTCATCCAAATGTTTGTACCTGGTGTCTCATTCCTCGGTCACCTAGGTGGAATACTTGCTGGGATTCTCTATCTGCGTTTGAAAGGTGGATATTCAGGTTCAGACCCATTGACTGTACTCTTTAAAGGTCTAGCTGGTGCATTGAGCTGGCCTGTGAGGCTTATAAGGAACTTCTTTGGGTCCCAGCAGCGGAGGATTTCTGGTAGAGGAACTGTTGGTAGGAATGGTGCTGACACAGGAAGGACTCCATCTGATGTGTGGAGATGCCAAGAATGCACATTTGATAATTCTGGTTGGTTAAGTGTTTGTGAGATGTGTGGGACAAATCGAAGTGGCAACGGAAATGGATTTTCTTCCCGTCAATCATTACATCATTCCCGTGACCTTTCTTTAGAAGAAGTACGGCGTAGGAGGATTGACAGATTTGGGAGATGA
- the LOC142623217 gene encoding F-box/kelch-repeat protein At1g16250 isoform X2 — MEPVNQCVIPGLPDDLALRCLAKLSHGHHGVLETVSTKWRDLIRSSDFANFKAREGWCGNWLFVLTECSSNEWVAYDPEADIWHPLPKIPTTHDDRKHVGFSCVSVCNRFLVIGGSYVLHDHVYPHQKPSITNEVMQFDPYRKKWSRVASMRTPRSHFACSVISGKVYVAGGFNLSCTRGLALAEVYDPLTDKWEELPPMLNPQMNCLGLSYKGKFYVLSDRVGLPDQKTSEVLSPADRNWCTVEDIWPFSREMQFAAQVIRDDRVYTVVDLGESLIKTRYTDKGEWHNVGSVPSVILPDHPRPLEAFGYGFASLRHELYIVGGKVLKWEESGAGRFDIVKLGLVRVCDPSAMPLTWREIRPMCGSAYGSIVGCASLEEKY; from the exons AT GGAACCTGTGAATCAATGTGTCATTCCTGGATTGCCGGATGACTTGGCTTTGAGATGTTTAGCAAAGTTGTCCCATGGACACCATGGAGTGCTTGAAACTGTCTCAACAAAGTGGAGAGATTTAATCCGGAGCTCTGACTTTGCCAATTTTAAAGCTAGAGAAGGATGGTGTGGAAATTGGCTATTTGTTCTTACTGAATGCTCTAGCAATGAGTGGGTTGCCTATGATCCTGAAGCTGATATATGGCATCCTCTGCCCAAGATTCCAACCACCCATGATGACCGTAAACATGTTGGATTTTCATGTGTTAGTGTTTGCAATCGTTTCTTGGTGATTGGTGGATCATATGTGCTTCATGATCACGTATATCCCCATCAAAAGCCTTCTATAACAAATGAGGTTATGCAGTTTGATCCATACAGAAAAAAGTGGAGTAGAGTAGCAAGCATGCGAACACCACGGTCTCATTTTGCTTGCAGTGTTATTTCTGGTAAGGTTTATGTAGCTGGGGGATTCAACTTATCCTGCACCAGAGGGCTCGCACTTGCTGAGGTTTATGATCCCTTGACAGACAA ATGGGAGGAATTGCCACCGATGCTCAATCCACAGATGAACTGCTTAGGCTTATCATATAAAGGCAAATTTTATGTTCTGAGTGACCGGGTGGGCCTGCCAGACCAGAAAACCTCTGAGGTTCTAAGTCCAGCAGACAGAAATTGGTGCACAGTAGAGGACATCTGGCCTTTCTCAAGGGAAATGCAATTTGCAGCTCAGGTGATAAGGGATGATCGTGTATATACTGTTGTAGATTTGGGTGAGAGCTTGATTAAAACAAGGTACACTGATAAAGGAGAGTGGCATAATGTGGGTTCAGTTCCTTCGGTCATTCTCCCTGACCACCCCCGGCCATTGGAGGCCTTTGGTTATGGGTTTGCTTCATTAAGGCATGAATTGTATATCGTGGGAGGGAAGGTTCTCAAGTGGGAGGAATCAGGAGCTGGGAGGTTTGACATTGTAAAGTTGGGTTTGGTGAGAGTTTGTGACCCTTCTGCCATGCCATTAACATGGAGGGAAATTAGACCCATGTGTGGGTCAGCATATGGTTCTATCGTAGGATGTGCATCCCTGgaagaaaaatattag
- the LOC142623340 gene encoding rhomboid-like protein 14, mitochondrial isoform X2, which translates to MISLLWKGIQLETSMGSAEFASMVAALLTMSQGITLILAKSLLLFFDYEKAYYSQYAVGFSGVLFAMKVVLNSQSEDYTYVHGLVVPARYSAWAELILIQMFVPGVSFLGHLGGILAGILYLRLKGGYSGSDPLTVLFKGLAGALSWPVRLIRNFFGSQQRRISGRGTVGRNGADTGRTPSDVWRCQECTFDNSGWLSVCEMCGTNRSGNGNGFSSRQSLHHSRDLSLEEVRRRRIDRFGR; encoded by the coding sequence ATGATATCACTCTTATGGAAGGGGATTCAATTGGAAACTTCAATGGGAAGTGCTGAGTTTGCCTCTATGGTTGCTGCTCTTCTTACTATGTCCCAGGGAATCACACTTATACTAGCAAAATCCCTTCTCTTGTTCTTTGACTATGAGAAGGCATACTACTCTCAGTATGCTGTTGGATTTTCTGGTGTTCTCTTTGCCATGAAAGTTGTTCTCAATTCTCAGTCAGAAGACTATACTTATGTGCATGGACTAGTAGTGCCAGCGAGATATTCTGCATGGGCAGAGTTGATTCTCATCCAAATGTTTGTACCTGGTGTCTCATTCCTCGGTCACCTAGGTGGAATACTTGCTGGGATTCTCTATCTGCGTTTGAAAGGTGGATATTCAGGTTCAGACCCATTGACTGTACTCTTTAAAGGTCTAGCTGGTGCATTGAGCTGGCCTGTGAGGCTTATAAGGAACTTCTTTGGGTCCCAGCAGCGGAGGATTTCTGGTAGAGGAACTGTTGGTAGGAATGGTGCTGACACAGGAAGGACTCCATCTGATGTGTGGAGATGCCAAGAATGCACATTTGATAATTCTGGTTGGTTAAGTGTTTGTGAGATGTGTGGGACAAATCGAAGTGGCAACGGAAATGGATTTTCTTCCCGTCAATCATTACATCATTCCCGTGACCTTTCTTTAGAAGAAGTACGGCGTAGGAGGATTGACAGATTTGGGAGATGA
- the LOC142623217 gene encoding F-box/kelch-repeat protein At1g16250 isoform X1 → MEPVNQCVIPGLPDDLALRCLAKLSHGHHGVLETVSTKWRDLIRSSDFANFKAREGWCGNWLFVLTECSSNEWVAYDPEADIWHPLPKIPTTHDDRKHVGFSCVSVCNRFLVIGGSYVLHDHVYPHQKPSITNEVMQFDPYRKKWSRVASMRTPRSHFACSVISGKVYVAGGFNLSCTRGLALAEVYDPLTDKSCRWEELPPMLNPQMNCLGLSYKGKFYVLSDRVGLPDQKTSEVLSPADRNWCTVEDIWPFSREMQFAAQVIRDDRVYTVVDLGESLIKTRYTDKGEWHNVGSVPSVILPDHPRPLEAFGYGFASLRHELYIVGGKVLKWEESGAGRFDIVKLGLVRVCDPSAMPLTWREIRPMCGSAYGSIVGCASLEEKY, encoded by the exons AT GGAACCTGTGAATCAATGTGTCATTCCTGGATTGCCGGATGACTTGGCTTTGAGATGTTTAGCAAAGTTGTCCCATGGACACCATGGAGTGCTTGAAACTGTCTCAACAAAGTGGAGAGATTTAATCCGGAGCTCTGACTTTGCCAATTTTAAAGCTAGAGAAGGATGGTGTGGAAATTGGCTATTTGTTCTTACTGAATGCTCTAGCAATGAGTGGGTTGCCTATGATCCTGAAGCTGATATATGGCATCCTCTGCCCAAGATTCCAACCACCCATGATGACCGTAAACATGTTGGATTTTCATGTGTTAGTGTTTGCAATCGTTTCTTGGTGATTGGTGGATCATATGTGCTTCATGATCACGTATATCCCCATCAAAAGCCTTCTATAACAAATGAGGTTATGCAGTTTGATCCATACAGAAAAAAGTGGAGTAGAGTAGCAAGCATGCGAACACCACGGTCTCATTTTGCTTGCAGTGTTATTTCTGGTAAGGTTTATGTAGCTGGGGGATTCAACTTATCCTGCACCAGAGGGCTCGCACTTGCTGAGGTTTATGATCCCTTGACAGACAA AAGTTGCAGATGGGAGGAATTGCCACCGATGCTCAATCCACAGATGAACTGCTTAGGCTTATCATATAAAGGCAAATTTTATGTTCTGAGTGACCGGGTGGGCCTGCCAGACCAGAAAACCTCTGAGGTTCTAAGTCCAGCAGACAGAAATTGGTGCACAGTAGAGGACATCTGGCCTTTCTCAAGGGAAATGCAATTTGCAGCTCAGGTGATAAGGGATGATCGTGTATATACTGTTGTAGATTTGGGTGAGAGCTTGATTAAAACAAGGTACACTGATAAAGGAGAGTGGCATAATGTGGGTTCAGTTCCTTCGGTCATTCTCCCTGACCACCCCCGGCCATTGGAGGCCTTTGGTTATGGGTTTGCTTCATTAAGGCATGAATTGTATATCGTGGGAGGGAAGGTTCTCAAGTGGGAGGAATCAGGAGCTGGGAGGTTTGACATTGTAAAGTTGGGTTTGGTGAGAGTTTGTGACCCTTCTGCCATGCCATTAACATGGAGGGAAATTAGACCCATGTGTGGGTCAGCATATGGTTCTATCGTAGGATGTGCATCCCTGgaagaaaaatattag